A window from Cryptomeria japonica chromosome 1, Sugi_1.0, whole genome shotgun sequence encodes these proteins:
- the LOC131070296 gene encoding leucine-rich repeat receptor-like serine/threonine-protein kinase At2g14510, with the protein MPQLSMHKSCRHSFSLILCLEFALIIMKFISLTLLAITAFIGLISRCTLANPDGFLSINCGTSKNETIGKMDWITDSLFIKFRNTSIMSPFSSNNRAFQYQSVAYFTNLEANKYCYLLPVTPHKQYLVRARFYFGGFENLPLASIFDLYIEGIKWAKVDLTNLFKNRTYYYDIILVPKGGSLSLCLARNSETQENCYVFISTIELRLLQFTMYDTYTDFNYSALNLFSRIHFGSSEWIRFPQDQYDRQWQPFQVWSTRNIGMNASSFGSMKNQPPVSVLKTAISSLVGEELFVSNWRLLNQGIYYFALYLCNINKTSLSGNNTFQVIIGNLQIAEIDVPEYMYCLSQESRVELSTTETINIRIRSQAGSHMRPFINAAEAYQILNITNMTHAGDVIAIRKIADTVNVPDDWTTGDPCLPAGLPLTVVMCNEEDPPRVIIV; encoded by the exons ATGCCACAGCTGAGTATGCATAAGAGTTGCCGGCACTCTTTCTCATTAATTCTCTGCTTGGAATTTGCATTGATCATCATGAAATTCATAAGCTTAACCTTGTTAGCGATCACAGCTTTCATTGGATTAATCAGTCGCTGCACATTGGCAAACCCAGATG GATTTCTAAGTATTAATTGTGGCACTTCAAAAAATGAAACAATCGGAAAGATGGACTGGATTACAGATTCCTTGTTCATAAAATTCAGAAACACGTCCATAATGTCTCCATTCAGTTCTAACAATAGGGCCTTTCAATATCAGTCCGTGGCCTATTTTACAAATCTGGAAGCAAATAAATATTGTTACTTACTGCCCGTGACGCCTCATAAACAATACCTGGTAAGGGCTAGGTTCTATTTTGGAGGGTTTGAAAATCTGCCTTTAGCAAGCATCTTCGATTTGTATATCGAGGGAATCAAGTGGGCAAAAGTCGATCTGACGAATCTATTTAAAAATCGCACTTACTATTACGATATCATCCTGGTCCCTAAAGGCGGTAGTCTGAGTTTATGCCTGGCTAGAAATTCAGAGACACAAGAAAATTGCTATGTTTTCATTTCAACTATTGAGTTGAGGCTGCTACAATTTACAATGTATGATACTTACACTGATTTCAACTACAGCGCTTTAAATTTATTCTCTCGTATACATTTTGGGAGCTCTGAATGGATAAG GTTCCCCCAGGACCAGTATGATCGCCAGTGGCAACCTTTTCAGGTATGGTCAACAAGAAATATCGGCATGAATGCCTCCTCTTTTGGGAGCATGAAAAACCAACCACCTGTATCAGTATTAAAGACTGCTATTTCATCGCTTGTAGGGGAAGAGTTGTTCGTTTCGAACTGGCGTCTTCTTAACCAGGGCATTTATTATTTTGCTCTTTACTTGTGCAACATCAATAAGACAAGTCTTTCAGGAAACAACACATTTCAGGTCATCATTGGGAATCTTCAAATAGCAGAAATAGACGTTCCTGAGTATATGTACTGTTTGTCACAAGAAAGTCGTGTAGAGCTTAGCACAACTGAGACTATAAACATAAGAATACGTTCACAAGCAGGATCCCACATGAGGCCGTTCATAAATGCAGCTGAAGCATATCAAATATTAAACATCACCAATATGACACACGCCGGAGATG TAATCGCTATAAGAAAAATAGCAGATACAGTGAATGTTCCAGATGATTGGACAACAGGAGATCCATGTTTACCTGCAGGTTTACCTTTAACCGTTGTTATGTGCAATGAGGAAGACCCCCCACGAGTGATTATTGTGTAA
- the LOC131070294 gene encoding probable LRR receptor-like serine/threonine-protein kinase At1g67720 — MVLVFLAQVSLLSRIYHKNLVKLIGYCRQPLVALVYEFMEFGTLIDHLYGSAKQEKPLDWETRLNIALQAAEGLLYLHEGCCPPIIHRDIKCSNILLDKKMFAKITDFGLSKLLDTSKSYVTTNVKGTLGYLDPEYFGTMSLNEKSDVYSFGVVFLEIISGVRPKEGIVESAKNLLSCGRLEDLMDSSLGGRYNLASAWKVAEIAYTCVEPRPVNRPTMNSVVKELAEAKALILDDNIESGYAWNASSSVLEMPQLR; from the exons ATGGTTCTTGTGTTCTTGGCCCAGGTAAGTCTCCTTTCAAGAATTTACCATAAGAATCTTGTAAAACTAATTGGATACTGCAGACAACCTTTAGTAGCCTTAGTATACGAATTTATGGAATTTGGAACGTTGATAGACCATTTATACG GCTCAGCGAAGCAAGAGAAACCACTTGATTGGGAAACCAGGCTCAACATTGCTCTCCAAGCAGCAGAGG GATTGCTATATCTGCATGAGGGTTGTTGTCCTCCAATCATACACAGAGATATTAAGTGTAGTAATATACTTTTGGATAAAAAAATGTTTGCCAAGATAACTGACTTCGGTCTATCGAAGTTGTTAGACACTTCCAAAAGCTACGTAACTACTAATGTCAAGGGCACCCTCGGCTATCTTGATCCTGA ATATTTTGGAACGATGTCCTTAAATGAGAAGAGTGATGTCTACAGTTTTGGTGTtgtttttttggagattatttctgGAGTACGGCCCAAGGAGGGAATAGTCGAATCG GCAAAAAATTTGCTTTCCTGTGGGAGACTAGAAGACCTGATGGATTCTTCATTGGGTGGGCGATATAATTTAGCATCTGCATGGAAAGTTGCAGAGATTGCATACACGTGTGTGGAACCGAGACCAGTAAATAGACCCACAATGAATAGTGTTGTGAAAGAGCTAGCAGAAGCGAAGGCACTTATACTGGATGATAACATTGAATCTGGATACGCTTGGAATGCATCATCAAGTGTGCTTGAAATGCCCCAACTTAGGTAG